ATCAGCCTCAGACGGAGGAGTATGAAAATCCTCCCAAACCCAAGTTTGGTTCATTTTGACTAAAGTGATTGGATCGTTGTTGAGTGAAACAAGGTTAAACAAACTTACTTTAATTTGAActgcaggaaaaattagatttgccacaAATCTAAATTTCCTGGCGCTTCAAGttaacaatttttttctgaaatggcggttgacaaaaaaaaacatgcctcatccatttgatcatgaaGAGGCtgtcatggccatcttgattgtagaAAATGCGGAAATTGGGTCGCATGCTGATGTTTtttatcacattacacactgtctGTTGCCATGGTTATGtctaccctgcaatccagcagtggtggccgtgcttgcacactaaaggaaAGAATGCTGAACTATGCACACTCTCACGGTCCCAGACACCAAAAAGACCTGCACTTTtttctatactgtgcaagcacagTCACCgcagctggattacagggtgtttgtaaccatggaaacaagcagtgtataatgtgatggaaaacatAATCTAGCCAgtaaaggaggtaatatggagaatcacaatacattaggaagtgcctggtaataactttttctacataaatGGTGCAGATAAGCGAAtaaaagttgacgaagtggaattcaggaaaaatttgattttcaccgaatccgaatttcctcaggctttgtagtaacgaatcacatttttttcctaaaatggctgctgcacgtgtgaggaattggagcaaggaactctgggaacgagggatcacccataatgccatgcatacagccaatcagcagccagccagccctgtgatgtcacagccctataaatagcctcagccatcttggattctgccaattaccagtgtacttagtgcagggagagacgtcagaaggcgctagggacagtgctaggaaagactcttaattgtgttaaaaaaaaaacaactatttacaagttcagggaaagattattcaagataGCAATAtcttttacaaagacaggtgcacactgcggtcttactaaaccctcatactgatgttaaaattgagagattagccaacatatcctactgtggaggacatgtctgagccagagcaccgcaccaaggtttctcaagtagtttGGGACCTagcgctaaacctacctgtgccgtatgggtaCTACCCGGAGCCAGTGGTAGCAAGGTCTGACACACAGCAAACTCCCAAtaacctccagcatgcagccatgcttacaatgggaggagggagaaagCTCTGAGCCACACCCAAGACTgtctgatatagcccgggcctcacatgtgcaccagaatgttgcctgtagatgaaaataaaggcacattcagtttttacacctccaaacaatttaatatataaactacaaattggcgtggaattaaaaagcaggaagtgctcaaccccatatgcagtggtgcatctataccggggggcagatcctgcacttgtggtccactgctaatggcaatccccagcaaaaatgcatacaatggaggatgcctgcggcGGACcgcaagtaccacaatagacatcctacacaggataaaAACACCTTGTCTGAATGTtcctttatttccatctacaggcaacattctggtggacatgtgaggcccgggctatatcagccagtcttgggtggggctcagagctctctccctcctcccatggctgcatgctggaggtaactgggagtttgctgtgagtcagaccttgcACTCCTATAATtttcccactggctcctggtgttgcccatacagcacaggtaggtttagcgttaggtcctgagCTACTTAAGGATCGGgaaatttttcaccttaaggaccagactgatttttgcaaatctgacatgtgtcactttatgtggtgataactttaaaacgtttttacttatccaagccattctgagattgttttctcatcacatattgtactttgtgacagtggtaaattttaaTCAAaatctgtcatttttatttataaaaaaataccaaattttcccaaaatttatttttctctacttttagaacagatagtaatacctcatataatagttattattttacatttcccatatgtctactttatgtttggatcattttgggaatgccatttaattttttggtgatgttagaaggcttataggtttagaagcaattcttgaaatttttcagaaaatttccaaaatccactttttaaggaccagttcaggtctgaagtcactttgtgaggcttacataatggaaaccacccaaaaattaccccatttaagaaactacacccctcaaggtattaaaaactgattttttacaaacgttattaaccctttaggtgttccacaagaattaatggaaaatggagatcaaatttcagaatttcactttttgggcagattttccattttaataaaaaaaattccgctaacaaaTCAAAgatgtatgtagtgtcccactacgtaggAGTGGACACTAcataagggtcaattgggtcacatgttactcctgctcacaagggacagtgatgttatatTCCTATATGcatttaatgtgtttttacatgtgttgtttcccctgttatatgctcagcaggcctattgggatgtagttagacatcctagacactagagggagatagggagcccctagtataaatgtccaggcccagacatggagggggggggggtcatagtcaggagtctgtggagacagaagtgagtaGGCatcagccagagatatgctgagggcctcctcctgacatgcagctagatagtccaggcttctagttgccaccaggaggctagtgaatgagtacagcctgcctggagaccattaACCCAACAACcacagaagaagtaaccccagtagtagggatgaacctcctgggagaaacctgcagcttccctcacaacaggaacaatacaaccagctcagataagtaagctgattggcagaggtacTACAAaatagaagcaagggtcaatatgggaggaagaattattaccaaggattaaagccagcatttaggcatccgggccttgggatccagccagctggaatagctgtggggatagtgcagcctagtctgtgaagcattaactgtttaccctccaagtatcttgccaGATTGTTACCTGCCATGTATtggaaataagcctgcttgtgaactgTATGATTCCAGAGACTGCATAAACATCtatatgtacaaagttggactgtttccaagtaaagcaacgtttggtttaccataccagctgtgtACCTCCATTACTactcctataaatcggtgtgccaccgttacaggcactggcatcacgatccttaaagggaccttgccccaggcactcaaaatacctgcaaaatccagggcacctcatccaccatcaggcctggtccctacatccagagtgtgccccagaggaactcgtgtctacctctccttcactgccgcatgcctgcccaagGTTCCCCTccaaaaaagtgagtaaccctcgattgcccataaccatgACCTTACTATCGCAatgccctgcaggtctggcgtgctgcattaacagccaaacaaaactcaatatatatttctctgattctgtagtttacaaaaaaacaccctatatgtggtcgtaacctGCTGCAtggccacatggcagggcgcagaaggaaaggaatgccatatggtgtTTGgaagcagattttgatggactggtcttttgacaccatgtcccatttgaagccaccctgatgcacccctagagtaggaacttcaaaaaagtgaccccatttaaaaactacacccctcaaggtattcaaaacttattttacaaactttgttaatcctttaggtgttccacaataattaattgaaaatgaatatcaaatttttcagaatttccctttttttggcagatttttcattttaatcatttATTCAGCTAACAAAGAAATTaataacagccaaactaaactcaatatttattgccctgattctgtagtttacagaaaaaacccatatgttgctgtaaactgctgtatggccacacggcagggcacagaaggaacgGAACTccaaatggtttttggaaggcagattttgatggacagtttttttgacaccatggtatttaaggtatttaaaactgattttacaaactttgttaaccctttaggtgttccacaagaattaattgaaaatggatatgaaatttcagaatttcacttttttgggcagattttccattttaatcattttttttctactaacaaagccaggattgccctgattctgtagtttacagaaacaccccatatgtggtcacaaactgctgtacgggcacacggcagggcgcagaaggaaaagaaagccatatggtttttgaagggcagattatagggataattttaactttCCATGCCacttttgaagaccccctgatgcacccttagagaaGAAACTCCTAAAAAtgtaccccattttgtaaactacaggatagggtggaagttttgtttgtactattttagggtacagatgattttgggttgctctatattacactttttgtgaggcaaggtaacaaaaaaattgcagtttttatgttttatttacaacgttcatctgataggttagatcatgagctatttttatagagcaggttgttacggatgtgacaataccaaatatgacagcttttttatgttgtttgtttcagttttacataaaaaagcatttttgaaaaaaaaatttttttattgtctccatattctgaaagtcctatattttttttttttttttttggggggccactgtcttatataggggctatTTTTTTCCGTATGAGATGAtgattttattggtacaattttggggtgcatatgactttttgaatgcttgctattacactttttgtgacgtaaggtgacaaaatggctttttgatattgttttttttttttttacagtgttcacctgaggggttaaatcatgtgatatttttatagagaaggttgttacggatgcggcaatacctaatatgtcaacttttgtttacatttaacacaataaaagcatttttgaaacaaaaaaaatcatgttttagtgtctccatagtcagagctatatttattttttattttttgggcgattatcttaggtagaatatcatttttacgggatgagatgccggtttgattggtacaattttggagtgcatatgactttttggttgcttgctattacactttttgtgatgtaaggtgacaaaataactttttgacacagtttttttttttttacggtgttcacctgaggggttaaatcatgtgatatttttatagagaaggttgttacagatgcggcgatacctaatatgtatacttttttttacatttaacacaataaagcattttagaaacaaaaaaatatgttttagtgtctccatagtcagagccatagttttaattttttttggttggtgattgtcctatgtagggggttattttttgcgggatgaggtgacggttaaattggtacaatttctgggggcatacgcctttttaatcccttggtgttgaacttttagttatgtaaggtgacaaaaatagctatttttggcacagcttttatttttatttttttatggtgtctattggacggggtggatcatgtgatatatttatagagccggtcgttacggacgtggcgatacctaataagtgcaggtttttttcattttttttctcgtttttttttattataaaaatctggggaaaggggcgtttttttatttttttaacttgaaactttccactctgggacttcaatcttttgggggtctgatcccctctgcaatgcattacaatacatctattgtaatgcattgcctgttagtgtatgacactgagtcatacacaaacaggttgcctaggagacccagcctgaggctggatctcctcggcacccatataaggcaggtcccaatgccatgcaaggcattgggcagcctctgcactgcatcgggctgccttcagacacatcgagtccccaccacagcagcgcggggactcgatgcgctgcTTCACATGGCAgaaacaacttctatgtcgcggtcagcaaggaccacggcatagaaggggttaatccgccggcatcgctgtaaacagtgATGTCGGCGgaaacagcaggggcccggctaccagggactcccggacccctgcagtgattgggCGAGTCCGATCAGCCCGTCGTGCATGTAaggtggaatgcattctggcaatgcaacCTTAACCGTACATGCACAGCGctttgcgttaaggggttaagaaaccttggcgcggtgcttaggctcagacatgtcctccacagtaggatatgatggctaatctctcaattttaacatcagtatgagggtttagtcattattcaaggtgtagggaaaagatagggaggaattattacacagaattgtatgtagaacagggttcagtaggggaggttacagcctgggtaatagaaacaatcctattacactttgcagcactgactggggacccaaattaccattatacagctctgtaattccagcaaatcgttcttgttattggggtgcaagtgccgtGTGATACAGGcactaacagggtttattacaaggaaatatttctacatcttatcctcccttgtgcagtgcagttatatgttctaaagcaatttatggcttgtattagtggtaaGAAAAGGGCTTATTATCCATTGTGTGGGGAAGTGCTAAGATTacggccgttcagcggtgcagttattactttctaaagcccttttttgcatgtttgagttgcacaaaaaaagtatttgtgaTGTGAggaaatgacagccctttttggcgtgtattagtggacaaaaaaagggcttattagctgttctgtggtaaagtgagaaaattatagacttttttggggtatttcaatttcctttttatttatttatttgatctaacagtatgtcagagaagtgccaggccctgaacaaccctaaaaaaaaattattggaacTTTGTGGAGATCAAAATATATACTGATTTAGACCTAATATTACACTATTACTCACAGATAATGCCGTGCACTACCCTGTACCTACTTCTATTGTAAGACATGtatatgcagttttttttataacattgcCATTTTTTTACCAGGACCAGGCCAAATTTAggcaatctgacatgtgtcactttatgtggtaataactttggaacacttttactaatCCAaaacattctgagattgttttcttgtgacacattgcacttcatgatagtggcaaatttgagtcaatataaatcacctttatttataaaaaaaaataaaaaatcctgaattTACAGAAAATCTTGGAAACAtttgtaattttcaaaattttaattcctctgcttttaaggcaggtAGTGATACCTCGAAAAATATGTGTTGcttaaatttttttagaaaatttccaaaatccacttttttaaggaccagttcagatatgaagtcactttgtggtgcttacataacagaaacaacccataaatgactccaattTAGAATCTAAtattaaggtattcaaaacagattttacaaactttgtttacccttcaTATATTCCACAAGACTTAAAGGaatatggagataacatttctaaaccacttttttggtagattttccattttaatcaattttttcctgtaacacattaagggttaatagccaaacaaagctcaaaatcTGCTACCCCATTACAGCATTTTACAGaatcaccccatatgtggtcacaaactgctgtatgggtggATAGCAGGGCCCAGAAGGAAagcagcaccatatggtttttggagagcatATTTTTCTGGACTGGCTTTtagtcctatttgaagcccccctaatgcacccctatagaaacaaccaaaaagtgaccccattttagaaactacaggataaggtgacagttttattgatactattttggggtacatatgatttttgattgctttaTATTATGCTTTTCGTTAGGCAAGGTTACCAACAattgctgttctggcacagttttaaaTTTTTGCTTTTATAATCTTCATcttacaggttagatcatatgatatttttatacagcaagtTGTTACGGATTTGACGATATCAAGTATGTCtacttgtttgtttgtttcagttttacataataaagcatttttgaagaaaaaatcatgttttacactCTTTGGACTCATacctacttggttcttgaagatccagtgggtctgatgcctctacaATGCACTACAGTACACTGCCGTATTTGCATTTACACTTAGCATGATCAGGCTTCTGCCTTGAGcaggatcctgatcaggcttagatAAACCATGGCAAGCCGGATGCCACAGCAGTACAACAGCCCTATGGGTGaggaagctccctccctctgtcaaccTGTCAAGCATTAGGCCGCTTCCACAGGACAGAAATTaaccaatgggagagggagggagatcCCTCCCTGTTTTCCCCTTCCatacagacatggtgacagtttattgCCATGATGTGTATACTTGTCATGGAacactaagtagcagtgctccatgacaagTATACACGTCATAtagcactaaggggttaattaacTATGTGAAGATGCACTGACCCAGAGTTTGACTAGTATTTCAGGTGTTTTTGCTGAGGTTTCAAATGAAGATAAAACATATGTTATACAGTTTTGCATTTATTCCACCTCCCATCCCCCAAAAAGTATATTTCTGTTAAAATGGAGAAAAATAATGAAAGTAATGTCCTTGCAAGTAGCTTCAGTTTTGCTAGGCGGCACAGCCAGCCTCAGGTCCTCACTTCTCACTgcctggctgacagctttccagcctgtccctattctacacacCTTTCCCTTCACTGGTCCTGGCAGTAGAATACAAGCTCCAGCCTCAGGTCCTCACTTCTCACTGCCTGGCTGACAGCTTCCCAGcctgtccctattctacacacCTTTCCCTTCACTGGTCCTGGCAGTAGAATACAAGCTAGATTGTAAGTTTGAATGTCTCTCGCTCCATAAGATAATTTTTCTGGCAGACAATGTAagacccatccaccctcattcacacCCCAGTACAGAATGATGTTCTGCTGGTTCTGGTAGGGCACCTCCTTGCCTGCTGCAACACTGTTTGGCTCATCCAGACTGTCTGTTGACCTGGGAGCCAATTAGGTCAAGCCCAGCCAACTTCCTCTGGGGGTCATGTGACAACCCTTTCTATTTCTTCCTAGAGCTTTTTTCCCGCCGACATGCAGTACAATGGCACTACCTGCTGTTTTACTGGATTCATCCAAAACAAACCTGAAAAGTGGGTTCATCTGCTGGCCAAAATTTTGCAAAGTTCATAACGAACCATGTTCATTGCAAACTGGTTCATTCATCTCTAGTGCCAAGCTTGGGTAAAATCTAGGAATGTTCCCAGTAACCCATAAAAAGATAAGCATAGCTTGGCGTGAATCTAGTACCCATGGCGGTACCGGTAATTTGTCTGTAAAATCCAACTTTCTAAACAAAATAATTGTGATTATGAATAAAGAATATTGTGTCTCTAATAGAATTTGCACAGAGTCTCCATCTTTGCCCTGTTACCCAGCGAACGTCAGGCACTGGATATATTTCTATACCTCTACATATATTGCGGCACCACAGAGCCCAACAAACAGTGGTTTGATACCACTTGTGAACACCAGAGAGCCTGAGCAGCCGCACTGCTTATCTGTCCAGCTGGATCACCACGCAGGTGCAATACTTACATCTGAACACCAAGGAGAAAGACAGCAAGCACTTGGCGCAACAACCCTATGAGAGGACAGTGAGTAACTAGATTGTTACTGTTCACGTGCAGACTGTCTCATTACAGTTTTATTATGGGACTAATAAACTTTGAACTTATACAGTAGGAtgctaaagtttgggcaaccttgttaatcatcatgattttcctgtataaatcgttggttgttacgataaaaaatgtcagttaaatctatcatataggagacacacacagtgatatctgagaagtgaaatgaagtttattggatttacagaaagtgctataattgtttaaacaaaattcggcaggtgcataaatttggacactgctgttgtcattttattgattccaaaacctttagaactaattattggaactcaaattggcttggcaagctcagtgacccctgacctacatacacaggtgaatccaattatgagaaagagtatttaagggggtcaattgtaagtttccctcctcttttaattttctctgaagagtagcaacatgggggtctcaaaacaactctcaaatgacctgaagacacagattgttcaccatcatggtttaggggaaggatacagaaagctgtcccagagatttccgccgtctgtttccacagttaggaacatattgaggaaatggaagaccactggctcagttcaagttaaggctcgaagtggcagaccaagaaaaatctcggatagacagaagcgacgaatggtgagaacagtcagagtcaacccacagaccagcaccaaagacctacaacatcatcttgctgcagatggagtcactgtgcatcgttcaaccattcggcgcactttacacaaggagatgctgtatgcgagagtgatgcagaggaagccttttctacgcccacagcacaaaaagtgccgcttgaggtgggctaaagcacattgggacaagccagcttaattttggaataaggtgctgtggactgatgaaactaaaattgagttatttggccataacaaggggcgttatgcatggaggaaagagaacacagcattccaagaaaaacacctgctacctacagtaaaatatggtggtggttccatcatgctgtggggctgtgtggccagtgcagggactgggaatcttgtcaaagttgagggacgcatggattccactcagtatcagcagattctggagaccaatgtccaggaatcagtgacaaagctgaagctgcgccggggctggatctttcaacaagacaacgaccctaaacacggctcaaaatccactaaggcgtttatgcagaggaacaagtacaacgttctggaatggccatctcagtacccagacctgaatataatggaaaatctgtggtgtgacttaaagagagctgtccatgtccatgctcggaagccatcaaacctgaatgaactaaagatgttttgtaaagaggaatggtccaaaataccttcaaccagaatccagactctcattggaacctacaggaagcgtttagaggctgtaatttctgcaaaaggaggatctactaaatattgatttcatttcttttttgtggtgcccaaattaatgcacctgcctaattatgtttaaacaattatagcactttctgtaaatccaataaacttcatttcacttctcaaatatcaccgtgtgtgtctcctatatgatatatttatctgacattttttatcgtaacaaccaacgatttatacaggaaaatcatgacgattaacaacgttgcccaaacttttgcatcccactgtatttactAGTTCAGTAAAAGCAGACTACATGTCTTATATGCAATAGTGCTCTACTGAACTACTCTGTTCTACCATAGCAGGGACAAATATTTTAATCTAGAAATTTTAATATGTTTAAATATGACCATTTCAAAGCAATACAAGAATGTaagacactatgggggagatttatcaaaaataaatagtgcaaagtagaaatggcttagttgcccatagcaaccaatcagattccaccttttattttccgcATCTcctttggaatctgattggttgctatgagcaactaagccagttctactttacaccagtttgataaatcgccCCCTATATTTATATTATCCactgcttttattatttttattgtcattttactattaaatattttttatacctTTTCACCTTGAGTGTGAATCATATTATTACTCTCTACATGATTATTTAAAGAGGACAACTGTTCTAAGTTTATGGAAAGCTTCTTTAAAGTCTTTGTTCCTCAGAGTGTATATAATAGGATTAAGCAGAGGGGTCAGCACAGTATAGCTTAGAGACAAGACCTTACTCAGGGTCAGTGACTGTCCTGTTGTAGGAAACATATAAACAATCATTAATGTTCCATAAAATAAGGAAACCACAATGAGGTGGGAGCtacaggtggagaaggctttctgtCTTCCAGTATTGGATGGGATCTTCAGAATGGTGATGACAATGTACACATAGGACACCACAATTATTATGAAAGGCACAATTACAACTAGAAATCCCAATATTATTTTATGGATGATGGATACGTGAGAACAGGAGATCTGCATTAGTGGTTCAATGTCACAGtagaaatggtcaataatatgTGGTCTACAGAAATGAAGATTACGCAACGAAATGACATCAATCAATGTCACCATGAAACCAATCAACCAAGAAATATTTACCAGTGTCACACAAAATGCATGATTCATAATGAAGTGATAACGGAGGGGGTTACAGATGGCAACATAACGGTCATAAGACATCAGTGACAGAAGAAGACACTCCGAGGACTCAGTAGTAGCAAAGACAGAAAATTGGATGATACAGCTGATGAGAGTCATAGTActgcctccatacagtacagTGTGAAGAAGGACGGGGACAATATCTGTAGTCACCAGGAGGTCACATATCGATAGCTGTGTAATGAAGAAGTACATAGGGGACTGAAGGGATTTACTCACCAAATACAAGGCTATAATAATAAGGTTACCTGTAATGGTCCCGTAGTATATAATAACCAATAGTGAGAAGAACAAAAATGTGAAGTGATGAAGATATGGAAATCCCAGAAGAAAAATGGAGGTGATATTATTTGTCAAGACCATCtagaaaatacaaaaacaaatgaatgataaaaatcttcaccatcagaatagtgagtgcagctctgcagtataatactggatgtaactcaggatcagtacaggataagtaatgtatgtacacagtgacccaacagcagaatagtgagtgcagctctggagtataatacaggatgtaactcaggatcagtacaggataagtaatgtatgtacacagtgactccaccagcagaatagtgagtgcagctctggagtataatacaggatgtaactcaggatcagtacaggataagtaatgtatgtacacagtgactgcaccagcagaatagtgagtgcagctctggagtataatacaggatgtaactcaggatcagtacaggataagtaatgtatgtacacagtgactgtaccagcagaatagtgagtgcagctctggagtataatacaggctgtaactcaggattagtacaggataagtaatgtatgtacacag
The Bufo gargarizans isolate SCDJY-AF-19 chromosome 2, ASM1485885v1, whole genome shotgun sequence genome window above contains:
- the LOC122929314 gene encoding olfactory receptor 11L1-like — translated: MVLTNNITSIFLLGFPYLHHFTFLFFSLLVIIYYGTITGNLIIIALYLVSKSLQSPMYFFITQLSICDLLVTTDIVPVLLHTVLYGGSTMTLISCIIQFSVFATTESSECLLLSLMSYDRYVAICNPLRYHFIMNHAFCVTLVNISWLIGFMVTLIDVISLRNLHFCRPHIIDHFYCDIEPLMQISCSHVSIIHKIILGFLVVIVPFIIIVVSYVYIVITILKIPSNTGRQKAFSTCSSHLIVVSLFYGTLMIVYMFPTTGQSLTLSKVLSLSYTVLTPLLNPIIYTLRNKDFKEAFHKLRTVVLFK